The following proteins are encoded in a genomic region of Thermococcus henrietii:
- a CDS encoding ATP-binding protein, which translates to MKFYDRASEMETLRKALALSDSRLVLVVLTGRRRVGKTRLVREFFRREGIDFLDLFVSVKSEKLLIEDFASEVERLTGYSPRFENFGEFLKYLERLDVRAVFFDEFQNVLRVNPAMAFDLQRFVDRNESKPLLMVISGSYIGMMKRLFASRKAPLYGRSTVFMELKPLRPRHVFQMLDDLGVEDSGEKLAFYSVFGGVPKYYELVELLGKKTLRGLLLEAVRYSTFLVSEGEGLLMDEFGRAYRTYYSILRAIASGKNRLVEIANVLGTKPGSLSKYLDSLIGYYGIVAREVPVLGGRRSRYVIRDNFLNFWFSMIEPQLKNIEAGDIGSFERFLDENLTSFLGRAFERAVADVLWDLNGEFLTFDELGPQWGRNYEIDLVAINRAERRATFIETKWGTSLDGPRELGRLIAKASLAPWKGERNYLLIARGFRRRCEDCVTVEELLTHLNP; encoded by the coding sequence ATGAAGTTCTACGACAGGGCCAGCGAGATGGAAACGTTGAGGAAAGCCCTCGCACTTTCGGATTCAAGGCTCGTCCTCGTCGTCCTCACGGGCAGGAGAAGGGTTGGAAAGACGAGGCTCGTGAGGGAGTTCTTCAGGCGGGAGGGGATAGACTTCCTGGACCTGTTCGTCAGCGTTAAAAGCGAAAAGCTCCTTATAGAAGACTTTGCCAGTGAAGTCGAGCGACTAACTGGCTATTCGCCGAGGTTTGAGAACTTTGGAGAGTTCCTGAAATATTTAGAGCGCCTCGATGTGAGGGCGGTCTTCTTCGACGAATTCCAGAACGTTCTCAGGGTGAACCCTGCGATGGCCTTTGACCTCCAGAGGTTCGTAGACCGTAACGAGTCCAAGCCGTTACTCATGGTGATTTCCGGTTCGTACATCGGCATGATGAAGCGCCTCTTTGCATCGAGGAAGGCGCCCCTCTACGGGAGAAGCACCGTTTTCATGGAATTGAAGCCCCTTCGACCGCGCCACGTTTTCCAGATGCTCGACGACCTCGGCGTTGAGGATTCTGGGGAGAAGCTGGCGTTCTACTCGGTCTTCGGAGGGGTCCCAAAATATTACGAGCTCGTTGAGCTCCTCGGAAAGAAGACCCTTCGGGGGCTCCTCCTTGAGGCGGTTCGGTACTCCACGTTCCTTGTTTCGGAGGGCGAAGGCCTTCTAATGGACGAGTTCGGACGGGCGTACAGGACCTATTACTCGATACTTCGGGCGATAGCGAGCGGAAAGAACCGGCTCGTGGAGATTGCAAACGTTCTCGGGACAAAACCGGGTAGCCTCTCGAAGTACCTCGACTCCCTCATCGGCTACTACGGCATCGTTGCCCGCGAGGTTCCGGTGCTGGGAGGCAGGCGCTCGAGATACGTAATACGGGACAACTTCCTCAACTTCTGGTTCAGCATGATTGAACCCCAGCTCAAGAACATTGAAGCCGGCGACATCGGTTCCTTCGAACGCTTTCTCGATGAAAACCTGACCTCGTTCCTTGGAAGGGCCTTCGAAAGGGCGGTTGCCGACGTCCTGTGGGATTTGAACGGAGAGTTTCTGACCTTCGACGAGCTCGGCCCCCAGTGGGGAAGAAACTACGAGATTGACCTCGTGGCAATCAACAGGGCCGAGAGGAGGGCAACTTTCATAGAGACCAAGTGGGGAACATCCCTCGACGGTCCGAGGGAGCTTGGCAGGTTAATTGCCAAGGCCAGCTTGGCCCCGTGGAAAGGTGAGAGGAATTACCTGCTGATCGCGAGGGGCTTCCGGCGCAGGTGCGAGGACTGCGTAACGGTTGAGGAACTGCTCACCCACCTAAACCCTTAA
- the sfsA gene encoding DNA/RNA nuclease SfsA → MKEVLLKLNVVPCKFVERLNRFVALVEVNGEIRKALLTNTGRLEEFMIPGRKVFCTPKSGGKTDFVLIAFEDLGGKGAIVDTRTQAKAFERAVELGLVPWLKDCSIKRKEVRVGNSRLDYLFECPGGELYGEMKSAVLRGGERGEYAMYPDCPTLRGQRHVRELIELAKAGKDAIIFFIGAMPGVEKFRPYEKGDPELARLLREAKKAGVRIEGLSISLLPDGRVILERPKLKVEL, encoded by the coding sequence ATGAAGGAAGTCCTGCTGAAGCTCAACGTGGTTCCCTGCAAGTTCGTGGAGAGGCTCAACCGCTTCGTTGCTCTGGTCGAGGTGAACGGCGAAATCAGAAAGGCCCTTCTCACCAACACCGGTCGCCTGGAGGAGTTTATGATTCCGGGACGAAAGGTCTTCTGCACGCCTAAGAGCGGGGGAAAGACAGACTTCGTTCTAATAGCCTTCGAGGATTTAGGGGGGAAGGGAGCGATAGTGGACACGAGGACTCAGGCGAAGGCCTTTGAAAGGGCGGTTGAGCTCGGCCTCGTCCCCTGGCTGAAGGACTGCTCGATAAAGCGGAAGGAAGTTCGCGTTGGCAACTCCCGCCTCGACTACCTCTTCGAGTGTCCCGGTGGAGAACTCTACGGCGAGATGAAGAGCGCCGTCCTGAGGGGAGGCGAGAGGGGCGAATACGCGATGTATCCCGACTGTCCGACTTTACGCGGACAGAGGCATGTTAGGGAGCTAATCGAGCTCGCCAAAGCCGGAAAGGACGCGATAATCTTCTTCATCGGTGCGATGCCCGGCGTCGAGAAGTTCAGGCCCTACGAGAAGGGCGACCCGGAACTCGCGAGACTTTTGAGGGAGGCGAAAAAGGCTGGAGTGCGAATTGAAGGCCTCTCGATTTCGCTCCTGCCCGACGGAAGGGTAATCCTCGAGAGGCCCAAGCTGAAGGTCGAGCTATGA
- a CDS encoding toprim domain-containing protein, translating into MAIVDVRILVEGASDVEVVSKALQGLALGSEYNITISAIIPTTNVDIAKSAAAGADLLIIATDADRVGRELAERLFNELGEMVGHIERMKLPLGHDLEHVDVELVRKELKNTLVRAGLKSLQVLPEYMELRKQLLDVKGKYDQLANEYESLYKEHEELQKKYEELHAEYVRLRNENEGLRELLDKKSRPVKIEEAWTNLFPAEPVPDERIFAIAVEKLGLAGKVVVGQGYVFAEEKELVEELMKTVYLSLAIKEGLEEKAESEETVERKEEKPEPGEKAGEEIEIIEAELKPDELL; encoded by the coding sequence ATGGCGATAGTTGACGTTAGGATTCTCGTTGAAGGGGCGAGCGACGTTGAGGTCGTCAGCAAGGCCCTGCAGGGGCTCGCGTTGGGGAGCGAGTACAACATCACAATCTCCGCCATAATCCCGACGACCAACGTGGACATAGCCAAGAGTGCCGCGGCAGGCGCCGACCTTCTCATCATAGCGACCGACGCCGACCGCGTGGGAAGGGAGCTCGCGGAGAGACTCTTCAACGAGCTCGGCGAGATGGTCGGGCACATCGAGAGGATGAAGCTTCCCCTCGGCCACGACCTTGAGCACGTCGATGTGGAGCTCGTGAGGAAGGAACTGAAGAACACCCTCGTCAGGGCAGGACTGAAGAGCCTGCAGGTCCTTCCGGAGTACATGGAGCTCAGGAAACAGCTCCTCGACGTGAAGGGCAAGTACGACCAGCTCGCGAACGAGTACGAGAGCCTTTACAAGGAGCACGAGGAGCTCCAGAAGAAGTACGAGGAACTGCACGCCGAGTACGTCAGGCTGAGGAACGAGAACGAAGGCCTGAGAGAGCTCCTCGACAAGAAGAGCAGGCCGGTTAAGATTGAAGAAGCGTGGACAAACCTCTTCCCGGCCGAACCCGTTCCGGACGAGAGGATTTTTGCCATAGCGGTTGAGAAGCTCGGCCTTGCCGGAAAGGTCGTGGTCGGCCAGGGCTACGTATTCGCCGAGGAGAAGGAGCTCGTGGAGGAACTCATGAAGACCGTTTACCTGAGCCTCGCCATAAAGGAGGGCCTTGAGGAGAAAGCCGAGAGCGAGGAAACCGTTGAGCGGAAGGAGGAAAAGCCCGAACCCGGGGAGAAAGCCGGGGAAGAAATCGAAATCATCGAGGCAGAGCTCAAACCGGACGAACTGCTCTAA
- the xerA gene encoding site-specific tyrosine recombinase/integron integrase, producing MDEVIEEFETYLDLEGKSPNTIRMYSYYVRRYLEWGGALNARSALRFLARLRREGYSNRSLNLVVQALRAYFRFEGYDEEAEKLKPPKVPRSLPKALTREEVKKLLSVIPPTRKRDRLIVLLLYGAGLRVSELCNLKKSEVDLERGIIVVRGGKGAKDRVVPIPEFLVEKIRSYLETRSDSSEYLLVEEWRKNKDKLSTKTVWYLLKKYGKRAGVEVTPHRLRHSFATHMLERGVDIRAIQELLGHSNLSTTQIYTKVTVEHLRKAQEKARLMEGLVE from the coding sequence ATGGACGAGGTTATAGAGGAGTTCGAGACATACCTCGACCTCGAGGGCAAGAGCCCGAACACGATTAGGATGTACTCCTACTACGTCAGGCGATACCTCGAATGGGGTGGAGCTTTGAACGCGCGCTCCGCCCTCCGCTTCTTGGCGAGGTTAAGGAGGGAGGGCTACTCCAACAGGAGCTTAAACCTCGTCGTCCAGGCTTTGAGGGCCTACTTCCGCTTCGAGGGCTACGATGAGGAAGCGGAGAAGCTGAAGCCACCGAAGGTGCCGAGGAGCCTGCCGAAAGCTTTGACGCGCGAAGAGGTCAAGAAGCTTCTCTCCGTCATTCCACCTACGCGAAAGAGGGACAGGCTGATAGTTCTGTTACTCTACGGGGCGGGTCTTCGTGTCAGCGAGCTCTGCAACCTGAAGAAGAGTGAAGTCGACTTGGAGAGGGGCATAATAGTCGTCCGCGGTGGAAAAGGGGCCAAGGACAGGGTCGTGCCGATTCCGGAGTTCCTGGTGGAGAAAATCCGTTCCTACCTCGAAACGCGCTCCGATTCGAGCGAATATTTACTCGTAGAGGAGTGGAGGAAGAACAAGGACAAACTGTCAACGAAAACCGTCTGGTACCTTTTGAAGAAGTACGGGAAGAGGGCGGGCGTTGAAGTCACGCCCCACAGGCTTCGCCACAGCTTCGCAACGCACATGCTCGAGCGCGGGGTTGACATAAGGGCCATTCAAGAACTTCTCGGCCACTCCAACCTCTCAACAACTCAGATTTACACGAAGGTCACCGTCGAGCACCTCAGGAAAGCCCAGGAAAAGGCGAGGCTCATGGAGGGGCTGGTGGAGTGA